In Chrysoperla carnea chromosome 2, inChrCarn1.1, whole genome shotgun sequence, the following proteins share a genomic window:
- the LOC123292529 gene encoding probable serine/threonine-protein kinase DDB_G0282963: FLLLILIPDIVECVSVDDNNECFGTGSIVGAVFGTLIVVFILLGVAYFFWNYYWRSRKGKHLVLETDVENVGDQFAFDNPCFKDGTIPAEKLSNKVDLSKTKWTHWSPLGALSSHKHDKRKTLDDSLVEAKRINLITLRSHDFTGLGFNVQGNMRDGIFIKDVLHRGPAFESGKVNSGDRIVSVRISFDHMVYEDALTILSYASPYEVQLELESSTRTLPKGTPNGTSYSAVIHPVYKSGSSGDLTKIGKSAQQRLFKSDDTEYPTLKLGSQPTTLERPKSVPSPIIQNSTNNTLTKPERTKKAKTYSPSQLKQQLEQNFQQNDKKLNENLQQKMNDQIITNNIETTIVARTDDPTTVTITNEIENTKNKLQKYGVRVLPQQQNVEATQTERSQNENNINYEKYNDEKISDVEIMNEMNDNNSNEQEFNRQNSLTSSGIKRDKAGIPQEIPDHMLQAANAANAARKNRKSVVPENENIENISNGIDTTDSSIKLNKKSKGKAPAPPPVTTTPVKDEEEETTNEPETIIVEKPIIFKETIQKSKSTGTIEAAIKSTVTDDLTMSDHIVSGNCNFEYSSDSDADTDQNSVINNTIELNASDITIHHSSGNSESEGTDISNDSRKAASLGDLSKYDSTGRRTGTLERAQSLDITDTGSIPTLTKKRKAPNRPEDEMIDLDNFNSDEFLYSNSLMKNKEPRLSLGNEHHLIAPPFQMTRLKKWGNLEDVIANIPSLESESNNLNENKSDFDKEKNLNTIVTTTTTIEEKIDSSPTIVTNNLPPETIDIKTEENIVEVNDKPEFLSDIPIDSAYNSEPYSSLTFSIGETTIDTPNNDIIENNVQTLKITTENKDIENEANNPTTVTFTPFSVEKETLESCLKNTSESLNEKFIENPTLSEKLSLNFTSKLYDTNVSDDIKVSRHSLGSLERPKSDVLKNVNKLKQLQSLIQSDLGGVSNVTITTEATLPTNDNFITENGNITHFQINTNDDTDATSTELYTTAIDTSLEPIESNIDDAKLELMLNKNGVDEDSNLDNSSDKYPSLTSSSNSFVTEIEVSPNKNNISEVTINNNGVQENEETERSPKKLPEMKFTTSSYENSRPAIETKRLSQIEMLRSNFENKTVIKSPTSPTKSKIPVAIHTKTTSPDRPASYNVKADLDSGDEKEIIDIMSKNTVHSTPLSIQKLKNPVVKNLNNKNVTVTSIRTSSKIPSGHFTAGNFPSRPPIPPRRNDNENTTESTFQQWVFTPTDTKYTSSANVTEKKSE, from the exons GAAAACATTTAGTGCTGGAAACAGATGTGGAAAATGTTGGTGATCAATTTGCATTTGATAATCCATGTTTTAAAGATGGAACAATTCCTgcagaaaaattatcaaataaagttGACTTAAGTAAAACCAAATGGACACATTGGTCCCCACTTGGTGCACTTTCGTCCCATAAACATGACAAACGGAAAACATTGGATGATTCACTAGTAGAG GCAAAACGAATCAATCTAATAACATTACGTAGTCATGATTTCACGGGATTAGGTTTCAATGTGCAAGGTAATATGCGTgatggaatttttattaaagatgtGTTACACCGTGGTCCAGCATTTGAATCTGGCAAAGTTAATTCAG GTGATCGCATTGTCAGTGTTCGAATATCATTTGATCATATGGTGTACGAAGATGCGTTAACAATTTTAAGTTATGCTAGTCCTTATGAAGTTCAACTTGAACTAGAATCATCTACTAGAACATTGCCTAAAGGAACGCCAAATGGTACCAGCTATAGTGCAGTTATACATCCAGTATACAAAAGTGGATCAAGTGGGGACCTTACAaag attgGCAAATCAGCCCAACAGCGATTATTCAAATCCGATGATACAGAATATCCAACACTAAAATTAGGTAGTCAACCAACAACATTAGAACGTCCAAAATCAGTGCCATCACCAATCATACAAAACAGtacaaataatacattaacAAAACCGGAACGtacaaaaaaagcaaaaacatATTCACCGTCACAATTAAAACAACAATTAGAACAGAATTTccaacaaaatgataaaaaactaaatgaaaatttacaacaaaaaatgaatgatcaaattattacaaataatattgaaacaaCAATAGTAGCACGTACCGACGATCCAACAACTGTAAcaattacaaatgaaattgaaaatacaaagaataaattacaaaaatatg GAGTACGTGTTTTACCACAACAACAAAATGTAGAAGCAACACAAACAGAACGttcacaaaatgaaaataatattaattatgaaaaatataatgacGAAAAGATCAGTGACGTTGaaataatgaatgaaatgaaCGATAATAATAGTAATGAACAAGAATTTAATCGACAAAATAGTTTAACCAGTTCTGGTATAAAACGTGATAAAGCTGGTATACCACAAGAAATACCTGATCATATGTTACAAGCAGCGAATGCCGCAAATGCAGCACGTAAAAATCGTAAAAGTGTAGTaccagaaaatgaaaatattgagaATATTAGTAATGGTATTGACACAACTGAttcaagtattaaattaaataaaaaatcaaaag GTAAAGCTCCAGCGCCTCCACCAGTTACAACTACTCCTGTAAAAGACGAAGAAGAAGAGACTACAAACGAACCAGAAACAATAATCGTTGAAAaaccaataatatttaaagaaacaatTCAAAAGTCAAAATCAACTGGTACAATTGAAGCGGCTATAAAATCAACGGTCACTGATGATTTAACAATGTCCGATCACATTGTAAGTGGAAATTGTAATTTTGAGTACAGTTCAGATTCAGATGCTGATACAGATCAAAATTCAGTTATAAACAATACAATTGAACTGAATGCAAGTGATATTACAATACATCATTCATCCGGCAATTCAGAATCAGAAGGTACCGATATTAGTAACGACAGTCGCAAAGCAGCAAGTTTAGGTGATTTATCTAAATACGATTCGACGGGGCGACGTACTGGTACTCTAGAACGTGCTCAAAGTTTAGATATTACTGATACAGGAAGTATACCGACGTTAACGAAAAAACGAAAAGCACCAAATCGTCCAGAAGATGAAATGATcgatttagataattttaattctgatgaatttttatattcgaatagtttaatgaaaaataaagaacCACGATTATCGTTAGGTAACGAACATCATTTAATAGCACCACCATTTCAAATGACACGATTAAAAAAATGGGGTAATTTAGAGGATGTTATTGCAAATATTCCATCGCTTGAAAGCGAAAGTAATAAtcttaacgaaaataaaagtgattttgataaagaaaaaaatttaaatacaatcgTCACAACTACTACAACAATCGAGGAAAAAATTGATAGTTCACCAACAATAGTTACCAATAATTTACCACCAGAAACCATAGATATTAAGACCGAGGAAAATATTGTTGAAGTTAATGATAAACCAGAATTTTTATCAGATATTCCAATTGATTCGGCATATAATTCGGAACCATATAGTTCATTAACATTTTCTATCGGGGAAACAACAATCGATACGCCAAATAACGACATCATCGAAAATAATGTACAgacattaaaaattacaacCGAAAATAAAGATATCGAGAATGAAGCCAATAATCCAACAACCGTAACATTTACACCTTTCTCTGTAGAGAAAGAAACATTAGAATCATGTTTGAAAAATACATCggaaagtttaaatgaaaaatttatagaaaatcctACACTCTcggaaaaattatcattaaatttcacAAGTAAATTATATGATACGAATGTTTCAGATGATATTAAAGTATCGCGACATTCGTTAGGTAGTTTAGAACGCCCGAAatcggatgtattaaaaaatgtaaataaattaaaacagctACAATCGCTAATACAAAGTGATTTAGGAGGTGTAAGTAATGTAACAATTACAACCGAAGCTACGTTACCaacaaatgataattttatcacGGAAAATGGTAATATTacacattttcaaataaataccaATGATGATACAGATGCTACGTCTACCGAATTATATACAACAGCTATCGACACAAGTTTAGAACCAATTGAATCAAATATTGATGATGCAAAATTggaattaatgttaaataaaaatggagTAGATGAAGATTCAAATTTAGATAATTCTAGTGATAAATATCCAAGTTTAACTTCGTCATCAAATAGTTTTGTAACAGAAATTGAAGTAtcaccaaataaaaataatatttcagaagtaacaataaataataatggtgTTCAAGAGAATGAGGAAACTGAAAGATCACCAAAAAAATTACctgaaatgaaatttacaacatCAAGTTATGAAAATTCCCGACCGGCAATTGAAACAAAACGATTATCACAGATAGAAATGTTacgatcaaattttgaaaataaaacggTTATAAAATCACCAACTAGtccaacaaaatcaaaaataccaGTTGCAATACATACAAAAACAACATCACCAGATCGACCTGCTTCATATAATGTGAAAGCGGATCTTGATTCTGGCGATGAAAAGGAAATCATTGATATCATGTCAAAAAATACTGTACATTCGACACctttatcaatacaaaaattaaaaaatcccgtagtaaaaaatttaaataataaaaatgtgacTGTTACATCAATACGAACCAGTTCGAAAATACCATCTGGTCATTTTACGGCTGGTAATTTTCCAAGTCGACCGCCAATTCCACCAAGACGTAACGATAATGAAAACACAACAGAAAGTACCTTTCAACAATGGGTATTTACACCAACCGATACGAAATACACATCATCTGCGAATGTTACGGAGAAAAAAAgcgaataa
- the LOC123291951 gene encoding poly(A) polymerase type 3, producing MWTSSYQNQNQQQNQLPQSNPNLRTLGMTSAISTAAPRPLDIQRTNELDNALRPHDVFETEEELTHRMEILGKLYGLVKQWVKNVSVSRNMPESVAEMVGGKIYTFGSYRLGVHHKGADIDALCVAPRHIDRSDYFTTFFELLKQQPEVTDLRAVEEAFVPVIKMNFDGIEIDMLFARLALKEIPDTMDLRDDNLLKNLDQKCVRSLNGCRVTDEILRLVPNIENFRLALRAIKLWAKKHGIYSNALGYLGGVSWAMLVARTCQLYPNAAAATLVHKFFLVFSQWKWPQPVLLKQPDNVNLGFPVWDPRVNINDRYHLMPIITPAYPQQNSTFNVSISTRTIITEAFKHGLELTDEIMMGKQQWSRLFEAPMFFTKYRHFIVLLASATTADEQLEWCGLVESKVRHLVGSLERNQHITLAHVNPECFNKPEQEGTGLCTMWFIGLVFAKTENLNVDLTYDIKTFTDAVHRQANNIKMFKEGMKIEARHVKRKQLHQYLSPSLLKRERKTSTGSAISTTPVTINNTVTSNTTTATNNTQQAINKNGIESRKRLSDNTVDFNMKKSRLSEEIPSNYEESPNNSINVHCNEDSSNSGFTTLEENSNTSTSDILKHDQQQSTSSTKSVVETTNDTIQQHTGPPPSYVCT from the exons ATGTGGACTTCATCATATCAAAATCAGAATCAACAACAAAATCAACTACCACAATCGAATCCCAATTTACGTACATTGGGTATGACATCAGCGATATCGACAGCAGCGCCTAGACCATTAGATATACAACGTACTAATGAATTAGATAATGCATTACGACCACATGATGTGTTTGAAACTGAAGAGGAATTAACACATCGAATGGAAATATTAGGCAAATTATATGGATTAGTAAAACAGTGGGTTAAGAATGTTAGTGTTAGTAGGAATATGCCAGAAAGTGTTGCTGAAATGGTTGGgggtaaaatatatacatttggtAGTTATCGATTAGGTGTACATCATAAAGGTGCTGATATTGATGCCTTATGTGTTGCACCTAGGCATATTGATCGATCTGATTATttcacaacattttttgaacttttaaaacaacaacCAGAAGTTACTGATTTACgg gcAGTTGAAGAAGCTTTCGTACcagtaataaaaatgaattttgacgGAATAGAAATTGATATGTTATTTGCTCGACTTGCCTTAAAAGAAATACCAGATACAATGGATCTTAGAGatgataatttgttaaaaaacttagATCAAAAATGTGTTAGAAGTTTGAATGGATGCCGAGTAACTGATGAAATATTACGATTAGTTcctaatatagaaaattttcgattggcACTACGTGCTATTAAACTGTGGGCTAAAA AACATGGTATTTATAGCAACGCACTGGGCTACCTTGGTGGTGTATCGTGGGCTATGTTGGTTGCACGAACATGTCAATTATATCCAAATGCAGCAGCTGCTACACtagtacacaaattttttcttgtattttctcAATGGAAATGGCCACAACCGGTGCTTTTAAAACAACCAGATAATGTTAATTTAGGGTTTCCTGTTTGGGATCCACga gtAAATATTAACGATAGGTATCATTTAATGCCAATAATTACACCAGCTTATCCTCAACAAAATTCCACATTTAATGTATCCATTTCCACACGAACAATTATTACAGAGGCATTTAAGCACGGTCTTGAATTAACTGATGAAATAATGATGGGTAAGCAACAATGGTCGCGTTTGTTTGAAGCACCTATGTTTTTTACCAAATATCGTCATTTTATTGTACTTTTGGCGAGTGCGACTACTGCTGATGAACAACTTGAATGGTGTGGATTAGTGGAATCAAAAGTTAGACATTTAGTTG gtaGTTTAGAAAGAAATCAACATATAACACTTGCACACGTAAATCCAGAATGTTTTAATAAACCAGAACAAGAAGGTACTGGATTATGCACAATGTGGTTTATTGGTTTAGTGTTTGCAAAGACTGAAAACTTAAATGTGGACTTAACGTacgatataaaaacatttacggACGCTGTACATCGACaagcaaataatataaaaatgtttaaagaagGTATGAAAATTGAAGCGCGACACGTGAAACGAAAACAATTACATCAATATCTTTCACCGAGTTTATTAAAACGTGAACGGAAAACGTCGACGGGCTCAGCAATATCCACAACACCagtaacaattaataatacggTAACCAGTAATACAACGACCGCAACAAATAATACGCAACAAGCGATTAATAAGAATGGTATTGAAAGTCGTAAACGATTATCGGATAATACGGTTgactttaatatgaaaaaatcaaGATTATCGGAAGAAATACCATCGAAT TATGAAGAGAGCCCGAATAATTCAATCAATGTACATTGTAATGAAGATTCATCGAACAGTGGATTCACCACACTCGAAGAAAATAGTAATACATCTACAtcagatattttaaaacatgatcAACAACAATCGACATCGTCCACCAAATCAGTTGTAGAAACGACTAATGATACGATTCAACAACATACCGGACCACCGCCATCGTATGTTTGTACATGA
- the LOC123293286 gene encoding cysteine-rich PDZ-binding protein: MVCDKCEKKLGKVITPDPWKAGARNTVESGGRKVNENKAVTASKNRFNPYTSKFECCRICRQKVHQLGSHYCQSCAYKKGICAMCGKKMLNTKNYKQSAA, encoded by the exons ATGGTTTGcgataaatgtgaaaaaaagtTAGGTAAAGTTATTACACCTGATCCATGGAAAGCTGGTGCTAGAAATACTGTGGAAAGCGGTGGTAGAAAAGTTAATGAAAATAAGGCAGTTACAGCTAGTAAAAACAGATTTAATCCATATACCTCCAAATTTGAATGCTGTCG aatATGCAGACAAAAAGTTCATCAGTTGGGTTCGCATTATTGTCAATCGTGTGCTTACAAGAAAGGTATCTGTGCAATGTGtggtaaaaaaatgttaaatactaAGAATTATAAACAATCAGCTGCATAA